Proteins co-encoded in one Octopus sinensis linkage group LG6, ASM634580v1, whole genome shotgun sequence genomic window:
- the LOC115212930 gene encoding 60S ribosomal protein L23a — protein MAPKKKVSSSKGGKSSSKTTKKPEKKREPRVRRRPTAISKARSKAVKAKKAVLKGIQAKKAIVKGLQAKRAVLKGIHPRKTKKIHTSVKFRRPRTLRLPRDPKYPRKSTGTREDKFDQFRIVKYPLTTESAMKKIEDNNTLVFIVDKRANKHQINQAVKKLYDIDAEKVNTLIRPDGEKKAYVKLVSDYDALDIANKIGII, from the exons ATGGCTCCCAAGAAGAAGGTTTCATCGAGCAAAGGAGGAAAATCTTCCTCTAAAA CTACCAAAAaaccagaaaagaaaagagaaccaCGCGTCCGTAGACGGCCTACCGCTATTAGCAAAGCCAGGTCAAAGGCTGTGAAGGCAAAGAAGGCCGTTTTGAAAGGTATTCAAGCAAAGAAAGCTATTGTTAAGGGACTTCAAGCAAAGAGAGCAGTCTTAAAAGGTATTCATCCCAGGAAAACCAAGAAGATACACACAAGTGTGAAGTTCAGGAGACCACGTACTCTTCGATTGCCGAGGGACCCGAAATATCCCAGGAAAAGCACTGGCACACGTGAAGATAA ATTTGATCAATTTAGGATTGTAAAATATCCTTTGACCACAGAATCTGCTATGAAAAAGATTGAAGACAATAACACATTGGTATTTATTGTTGACAAGAGAGCTAACAAACATCAAATCAATCAGGCTGTGAAAAAATTGTATGACATTGATGCTGAAAAAGTCAATACATTAATTAG gcCTGATGGAGAGAAGAAAGCTTACGTCAAATTAGTGTCAGATTACGATGCTCTGGATATTGCAAACAAG atcGGCATCATCTAA